A window from Citrus sinensis cultivar Valencia sweet orange chromosome 3, DVS_A1.0, whole genome shotgun sequence encodes these proteins:
- the LOC127901238 gene encoding riboflavin biosynthesis protein PYRD, chloroplastic-like has protein sequence MHTHRLSTPNHNLHQLGLSPCRIFYPTSSPTLAFNQNSTFGFCNSLKRLAKSLTSTRKCRGGYRIRCGQVQNNDKDDGFYMRRCVELATKAVGSTSPNPMVGCVIVKDGKIVGEGFHPKAGQPHAEVFALRDAGELADGATAYVSLEPCNHYGRTPPCTEALIKAKVKKVVVGMLDPNPIVNSKGLERLRDAGIDVTVGVEDELCKRLNEAFIHRIVTGKPFATLRYTLSVNGHVLDQLGEGVAESGGYYSQLLQEYDAIILSASSTKKYSIPASQEPDANQPFRIITVSNHASPIRIPGLSEESSSKVIVFTDGEITVEPDMGTKGIETVNLHQLNLKAVLDYCYSHGFCSVLVDLRGNYGDLEMLLKEGIEQNLLQKIVVEVLPVWNGSDGGNPHTLLNSLGKRLILKNLQPKMSSQSIVLEGYL, from the exons ATGCACACTCATCGACTTTCAACACCAAATCATAATCTTCACCAACTCGGTCTTTCACCTTGTCGTATATTTTATCCCACTTCATCACCAACACTTGcattcaatcaaaattcaacattTGGGTTTTGCAATTCACTCAAAAGGCTAGCCAAATCAttaactagcacgagaaaatgtAGGGGTGGATATAGGATCAGGTGCGGACAGGtacaaaataatgataaagatgACGGGTTTTATATGAGGAGGTGTGTGGAGCTTGCTACAAAGGCAGTTGGCTCTACAAGTCCCAACCCAATGGTGGGTTGTGTGATTGTGAAAGATGGCAAGATTGTTGGTGAAGGGTTTCACCCTAAAGCAGGCCAGCCTCACGCTGAG GTATTTGCTCTGAGAGATGCTGGGGAGTTGGCCGACGGTGCAACAGCTTATGTGAGCTTGGAACCTTGTAATCATTATGGGAGAACTCCACCATGTACTGAAGCTCTGATTAAAGCTAAAGTGAAAAAGGTGGTGGTCGGGATGTTAGACCCAAACCCAATTGTGAATTCAAAGGGATTGGAAAGACTGAGAGATGCTGGAATTGATGTGACTGTGGGTGTAGAGGATGAGTTGTGCAAGAGGCTCAATGAGGCATTTATCCATCGAATAGTCACAGGGAAGCCTTTTGCTACACTTAG ATACACGCTCTCTGTCAATGGCCACGTCCTAGACCAACTCGGAGAAGGAGTTGCAGAATCTGGTGGATATTACTCGCAGTTGTTACAGGAATATGATGCAATTATACTTTCCGCATCATCAACTAAGAAGTATTCAATACCTGCATCACAAGAACCTGATGCTAATCAGCCCTTTCGGATTATAACAGTAAGTAATCATGCTTCTCCAATCCGAATTCCTGGTCTTTCTGAAGAATCTTCTTCAAAAGTGATAGTATTTACAGATGGAGAGATAACCGTAGAACCTGATATGGGTACAAAAGGAATTGAAACAGTAAATTTGCATCAGTTGAATTTAAAAGCTGTTTTGGACTACTGCTATTCCCACGGATTTTGCAGTGTTTTGGTGGATTTGAGGGGTAATTATGGTGATCTTGAAATGCTTCTCAAAGAGGGTATCGAACAAAATCTGTTGCAAAAGATAGTGGTGGAAGTTTTGCCGGTATGGAATGGAAGTGATGGCGGCAATCCACACACCCTATTGAATAGTTTAGGGAAAAGACTGATATTGAAGAATTTACAGCCTAAGATGTCAAGCCAGAGCATTGTGCTCGAGGGGTACCTATGA
- the LOC127901429 gene encoding serine/threonine-protein kinase STY8-like, translating to MTGGTGSYRYMAPEVYRRESYGKSVDVFSFALIVHEMFQGGPSNRADTAVQVADRRAYEDSRPALSSLYPEPIKALLRECWHKNPDRRPTFEEIIFRLEAIQESFQKKTVPSCCDCMIL from the exons ATGACTGGAGGAACTGGTtcat ATCGTTATATGGCACCTGAGGTCTATCGTCGAGAATCATATGGGAAGAGTGTTGATGTCTTTTCCTTCGCTCTAATAGTCCACGAG ATGTTTCAAGGGGGACCGTCTAATAGAGCAGACACTGCAGTACAGGTTGCAGATAGACGGGCATATGAAGATTCACGACCAGCTCTTTCATCTTTGTATCCTGAACCAATCAAGGC gCTTCTGCGAGAATGCTGGCACAAGAATCCAGACCGCCGGCCAACGTTCGAAGAGATAATCTTCCGGCTAGAGGCTATCCAAGAGAGTTTCCAGAAGAAGACAGTACCATCCTGCTGTGATTGTATGATCTTATGA
- the LOC127901239 gene encoding UPF0187 protein At3g61320, chloroplastic-like isoform X2 — translation MKQATFRSKILPPSHFIPKTLLKLQPSITTLTFPSKSPNPLTFKTLSCLESQSQSETKTLTLISVLRAIPDWADRVKERGVKQKRTLYSHEKWVEHRSSLRHVRHLLSSLSSRVILSLIPPVIAFTMVAVVIASYNSALDSHLLPGFLPVLRASSLPYQLTAPALALLLVFRTEASYSRFVDGKKAWTQIIAGTNDFATMVISGTDNSTDECIKDSLLRYIMAFPVALKGHVICDSDVSGDLQDLLDADDLAIVLDSKHRPRCIIEFISQSLQLLNLEATKQNMLESKISCFHEGIGVCEQLMGIPIPLSYTRLTSRFLVLWHLTLPIILWDDCHWIVVPATFISAASLFCIEEFVLRGWCPY, via the exons ATGAAACAAGCCACATTCCGCTCAAAAATCTTACCTCCTTCCCATTTTATCCCCAAAACCCTCCTCAAATTACAACCTTCAATCACCACCCTTACCTTTCCCTCCAAATCCCCAAACCCCCTTACTTTCAAAACCCTCTCTTGCTTAGAGTCGCAGTCTCAATCAGAAACCAAAACCCTAACCCTGATTTCAGTCCTGCGGGCGATCCCAGACTGGGCGGACCGCGTGAAAGAGCGTGGGGTGAAACAAAAACGTACCTTATACAGCCATGAGAAGTGGGTCGAACACAGAAGCTCATTGCGTCACGTGCGGCACTTGCTTTCAAGCTTATCTTCCCGCGTGATACTTTCACTGATCCCGCCTGTGATTGCGTTTACTATGGTGGCTGTGGTGATTGCGAGTTACAATTCTGCTTTGGACTCCCATTTGTTGCCTGGGTTTTTGCCCGTTCTGAGAGCTTCTTCACTGCCGTATCAATTGACGGCTCCTGCGTTGGCTCTGCTTTTGGTGTTTAGAACTGAGGCTTCGTATTCAAGGTTCGTAGACGGAAAAAAGGCCTGGACTCAAATCATTGCTGGAACTAATGATTTTGCTACGATGGTCATTTCGGGAACTGACAACTCCACTGACGAGTGCATCAAAGATTCTCTTCTGCGCTACATTATGGCTTTTCCGGTTGCTCTCAAG GGTCATGTGATTTGTGACTCAGATGTTAGCGGAGATCTCCAAGATCTGCTTGATGCAGATGATCTAGCAATAGTACTCGATTCAAAGCATCGACCACGCTGCATTATCGAGTTCATTTCTCAAAGCCTTCAATTACTAAACTTAGAGGCGACAAAGCAAAATATGTTG GAGTCAAAGATCTCCTGTTTTCACGAAGGCATTGGTGTATGTGAGCAACTCATGGGTATCCCTATTCCTCTCTCGTACACTCGCTTGACATCAAGATTTCTAGTCCTCTGGCATCTCACCCTCCCAATCATACTTTGGGATGATTGCCACTGGATAGTAGTTCCTGCTACTTTTATCAGTGCTGCTTCTTTGTTCTGCATTGAAGAA TTTGTTTTGCGAGGTTGGTGTCCTTATTGA
- the LOC107178695 gene encoding integrin-linked protein kinase 1-like, translated as MNKNQTSPNLVKLNSQKKKKKSIYLQKSLRSKGSKSLQGQIIDSEGPYRLLYCSSKGDRAGVLQELEKGVEPNLADYDKRTALHLASSEGRAEIVLLLLEKGADVNSLDRWGRTPLSDARSFGHVVICKILEDRGGIDPVGLDSHAPCYEIDFDEVAMDEAILIGEGAYGEVYLVKWRGTEIAAKTIRSSIASNPRVRNSFMKELGLWQKLRHPNIVQFLGVLKHSERLIFLTEYLRNGSLHDILKKKGKLDPPTAVAYALDIARGMNYLHHHRPHAIIHRDLTPRS; from the exons atgaataaaaatcaaacctCTCCTAACCTTGTAAaacttaattcacaaaaaaaaaaaaaaaagagtatatATTTGCAAAAAAGTTTGAGATCCAAGGGTTCCAAGAGTTTGCAGGGGCAAATTATTGACTCGGAAGGTCCCTATAGGCTGCTTTATTGTTCAAGCAAAGGGGACAGGGCAGGGGTTTTACAGGAGCTAGAGAAAGGCGTAGAACCGAATCTTGCTGACTATGACAAGAGAACAGCTCTTCATTTAGCATCAAGCGAAGGTCGTGCCGAAATTGTCCTTTTACTTCTTGAGAAAGGAGCTGACGTCAACTCCTTAGATCGGTGGGGTCGCACA CCACTTTCAGATGCTCGCAGCTTCGGTCATGTGGTGATTTGCAAGATATTGGAAGATCGGGGTGGAATAGATCCG GTGGGCCTTGACTCGCATGCTCCTTgctatgaaattgattttgatgaagtgGCCATGGATGAAGCAATACTTATTGGAGAA GGAGCATACGGTGAAGTTTATCTAGTCAAGTGGCGTGGTACAGAAATTGCAGCAAAAACCATACGCTCCTCCATTGCATCAAATCCAAGAGTGAG GAATTCATTCATGAAGGAACTTGGATTGTGGCAAAAGTTGCGTCATCCTAATATAGTACAGTTCCTTGGTGTCCTAAAGCACTCAGAGCGCTTAATATTCCTAACAGAGTATCTTCGCAAT GGAAGTTTGCATgatatattgaaaaagaaaggaaaactAGATCCACCCACTGCAGTTGCTTATGCTTTAGACATTGCAAG AGGAATGAATTATCTCCATCATCACAGACCGCATGCTATCATACACCGAGATCTGACACCTAG GTCATAA
- the LOC102618479 gene encoding AT-hook motif nuclear-localized protein 9, with product MDRRDGLALPGSASFYMQRGMTGSGSGTQPSLHGSPGIHPLSNPSLQFQSNIGGSTIGSTLSVDPSSAISPHGVNVTASASMPQSEPVKRKRGRPRKYGPDGSVSLALSPSVSTHPGTISPTQKRGRGRPPGTGRKQQVSSLGESLSGSAGMGFTPHVITVAVGEDIAMKLLSFSQQGPRAICVLSANGAISTATLRQPSSSGGSVTYEGRFEILCLSGSYLLSGNGGSRSRSGGLSVSLASPDGRVIGGGVGGMLIAANNVQVIVGSFLWGGPKMKNKKGEASEGVRDSEHQSVENPVTPTTAPSSQNLTPTSSVGGVWAGSRQMDMMRNAHVDIDLMRG from the exons ATGGATCGAAGGGATGGTCTGGCGTTACCTGGGTCAGCTTCTTTCTATATGCAACGAGGAATGACTGGTTCTGGGTCGGGAACACAGCCTAGTCTTCATGGATCTCCAGGCATTCATCCACTATCTAATCCAAGTCTACAGTTTCAATCAAATATCGGAGGCTCTACTATTGGATCAACATTATCTGTAGACCCTTCAAGTGCAATTTCTCCTCATGGTGTCAATGTTACTGCATCTGCTTCAATGCCACAAAGCGAGCCTGTTAAACGGAAGAGAGGAAGGCCCCGGAAATATGGGCCTGATGGATCCGTGTCATTGGCATTGTCTCCCTCCGTGTCTACTCATCCAGGGACCATATCACCAACTCAGAAGCGAGGAAGAGGACGGCCACCAGGAACTGGAAGGAAACAACAAGTATCTTCTCTTG GTGAATCGCTCTCTGGTTCAGCTGGGATGGGATTTACTCCACATGTCATCACTGTTGCAGTAGGGGAA GACATTGCGATGAAATTATTGTCATTTTCACAACAAGGCCCAAGAGCAATATGTGTCTTGTCGGCCAATGGTGCCATCTCTACTGCAACTCTTCGTCAGCCGTCATCTTCTGGTGGCTCTGTTACATACGAG GGGCGTTTTGAGATATTGTGCCTTTCGGGCTCTTACCTGCTCAGCGGTAATGGTGGTTCCCGCAGTCGATCTGGTGGTCTGAGTGTCTCCCTTGCTAGTCCGGATGGACGTGTCATCGGTGGAGGAGTTGGGGGAATGCTTATTGCTGCAAACAATGTTCAG GTAATTGTGGGGAGTTTCTTGTGGGGAGGtccaaagatgaaaaataagaagGGGGAAGCTTCAGAAGGCGTTAGAGACTCAGAACATCAGTCGGTCGAAAACCCAGTTACTCCAACTACTGCTCCATCGAGTCAAAATCTCACTCCAACCTCTTCAGTAGGTGGCGTATGGGCTGGTTCTCGGCAAATGGATATGATGCGCAATGCTCACGTTGACATTGATTTAATGCGTGGTTGA
- the LOC127901239 gene encoding UPF0187 protein At3g61320, chloroplastic-like isoform X1, which produces MKQATFRSKILPPSHFIPKTLLKLQPSITTLTFPSKSPNPLTFKTLSCLESQSQSETKTLTLISVLRAIPDWADRVKERGVKQKRTLYSHEKWVEHRSSLRHVRHLLSSLSSRVILSLIPPVIAFTMVAVVIASYNSALDSHLLPGFLPVLRASSLPYQLTAPALALLLVFRTEASYSRFVDGKKAWTQIIAGTNDFATMVISGTDNSTDECIKDSLLRYIMAFPVALKGHVICDSDVSGDLQDLLDADDLAIVLDSKHRPRCIIEFISQSLQLLNLEATKQNMLESKISCFHEGIGVCEQLMGIPIPLSYTRLTSRFLVLWHLTLPIILWDDCHWIVVPATFISAASLFCIEEVGVLIEEPFPMLALDELCNLVQSNIQEAIATQKVIQAQVSAKRKSHSYQHCANGWPNS; this is translated from the exons ATGAAACAAGCCACATTCCGCTCAAAAATCTTACCTCCTTCCCATTTTATCCCCAAAACCCTCCTCAAATTACAACCTTCAATCACCACCCTTACCTTTCCCTCCAAATCCCCAAACCCCCTTACTTTCAAAACCCTCTCTTGCTTAGAGTCGCAGTCTCAATCAGAAACCAAAACCCTAACCCTGATTTCAGTCCTGCGGGCGATCCCAGACTGGGCGGACCGCGTGAAAGAGCGTGGGGTGAAACAAAAACGTACCTTATACAGCCATGAGAAGTGGGTCGAACACAGAAGCTCATTGCGTCACGTGCGGCACTTGCTTTCAAGCTTATCTTCCCGCGTGATACTTTCACTGATCCCGCCTGTGATTGCGTTTACTATGGTGGCTGTGGTGATTGCGAGTTACAATTCTGCTTTGGACTCCCATTTGTTGCCTGGGTTTTTGCCCGTTCTGAGAGCTTCTTCACTGCCGTATCAATTGACGGCTCCTGCGTTGGCTCTGCTTTTGGTGTTTAGAACTGAGGCTTCGTATTCAAGGTTCGTAGACGGAAAAAAGGCCTGGACTCAAATCATTGCTGGAACTAATGATTTTGCTACGATGGTCATTTCGGGAACTGACAACTCCACTGACGAGTGCATCAAAGATTCTCTTCTGCGCTACATTATGGCTTTTCCGGTTGCTCTCAAG GGTCATGTGATTTGTGACTCAGATGTTAGCGGAGATCTCCAAGATCTGCTTGATGCAGATGATCTAGCAATAGTACTCGATTCAAAGCATCGACCACGCTGCATTATCGAGTTCATTTCTCAAAGCCTTCAATTACTAAACTTAGAGGCGACAAAGCAAAATATGTTG GAGTCAAAGATCTCCTGTTTTCACGAAGGCATTGGTGTATGTGAGCAACTCATGGGTATCCCTATTCCTCTCTCGTACACTCGCTTGACATCAAGATTTCTAGTCCTCTGGCATCTCACCCTCCCAATCATACTTTGGGATGATTGCCACTGGATAGTAGTTCCTGCTACTTTTATCAGTGCTGCTTCTTTGTTCTGCATTGAAGAA GTTGGTGTCCTTATTGAGGAACCATTTCCGATGTTAGCTCTGGATGAGCTTTGCAATCTTGTTCAGAGCAACATTCAGGAAGCAATTGCTACTCAGAAAGTTATCCAAGCTCAGGTATCTGCAAAAAGAAAGAGCCATTCCTATCAGCACTGCGCAAATGGTTGGCCTAACTCTTAA
- the LOC127901090 gene encoding uncharacterized protein LOC127901090, which yields MEEPKPAENTAAQVTNPQPDKTETLPSQPPVQPQATAATNSKKRPLDNNAQIQDSSCYKMRLVLKDLRPHFVEVLRTPDFRNCKASLEIQEKIKKLMELYKQLTAETISVKKCKVLPDGQQPQEVKVAEQPQPDGVSTKPSDNKSLQSNSVSTKQQTVDSDGSQIIGGSAFGWNFITFSGSEPVYYGVTKESFRSSQVNFEGS from the exons ATGGAAGAACCAAAACCAGCTGAGAACACAGCTGCCCAAGTTACGAACCCACAGCCAGACAAAACTGAAACACTTCCTTCACAGCCTCCTGTTCAACCGCAAGCTACTGCGGCGACTAACTCTAAGAAAAGACCACTTGATAACAATGCCCAAATACAAGACTCAAGCTGCTACAAGATGCGTCTTGTTCTTAAAGATCTTCGTCCTCATTTTGTTGAG GTGTTGCGGACACCTGACTTTCGAAATTGCAAAGCTTCCCTTGAAATTCAGGAAA agataaagaaactGATGGAACTATACAAGCAATTGACAGCAGAAACAATTTCTGTAAAGAAGTGTAAAGTTTTACCTGATGGCCAGCAACCCCAAGAGGTTAAGGTGGCTGAGCAGCCTCAACCAGATGGCGTAAGCACCAAACCATCTGATAATAAGTCTTTACAGTCCAATTCTGTCTCTACGAAGCAACAAACTGTTGACAGCGATGGGTCACAAATCATTGGAGGATCAGCTTTTGGCTGGAACTTTATCACCTTTTCTGGTAGTGAACCAGTCTATTACGGAGTAACAAAGGAATCATTTCGAAGTTCTCAAGTGAATTTTGAAGGATCATGA
- the LOC102619269 gene encoding serine/threonine-protein kinase BSK3 isoform X1, which translates to MGIQCSKFTACCWNSQFKATVLEAPDVDAAENDEMSEVDGLPSFREFTLEQLKNATSGFAVENIVSEHGEKAPNVVYKGKLENQRRIAVKRFNRMAWPDPRQFLEEARSVGQLRNNRLTNLLGCCCEGDERLLVAEYMPNETLAKHLFHWETHPMKWAMRLRVVLHLAQALEYCTSKGRALYHDLNAYRILFDEDGNPRLSTFGLMKNSRDGKSYSTNLAFTPPEYLRTGRVTPESVIYSFGTLLLDLLSGKHIPPSHALDLIRDRNLQMLTDSCLEGQFTDDDGTELVRLASRCLQYEPRERPNPKSLVTALSPLQKETEVPSHVLMGIPHSASVSPLSPLGEACSRRDLTAIHEILEKISYKDDEGVANELSFQMWTDQMQETLNSKKKGDVAFRQKDLKDAIECYTQFIDAGTMVSPTVYARRSLCYLMSDMPQDALNDAMQAQIISPIWHIASYLQAAALSAMGMENEAQVALKEGTTLEAKKNSTAGQK; encoded by the exons ATGGGGATTCAGTGTTCTAAATTCACAGCATGTTGCTGGAACTCACAATTCAAGGCAACAGTTCTTGAAGCTCCTGATGTCG atGCTGCAGagaatgatgaaatgagcGAGGTCGATGGCTTGCCTTCATTCCGTGAATTCACCTTGGAGCAACTTAAAAATGCCACATCGGGGTTTGCAGTAGAAAATATTGTGTCTGAGCACGGAGAGAAGGCTCCTAATGTTGTTTATAAAGGGAAGCTGGAGAATCAGAGGAGGATTGCTGTTAAGCGATTTAACAGAATGGCTTGGCCTGATCCACGACAGTTCTTG GAGGAAGCAAGATCAGTTGGTCAACTGCGAAACAATAGATTGACAAATTTGCTAGGCTGTTGCTGTGAAGGCGATGAGCGGTTGCTTGTGGCAGAATATATGCCCAATGAAACACTTGCCAAACACCTTTTCCATT GGGAAACACATCCTATGAAATGGGCAATGCGATTAAGGGTTGTTCTACATCTTGCACAGGCTCTAGAGTACTGCACAAGCAAAGGGCGTGCCCTTTATCATGACCTCAATGCCTacagaattttatttgatgag GATGGTAATCCAAGACTCTCAACTTTTGGTCTAATGAAGAATAGTAGGGATGGAAAAAGTTATAGCACAAATTTAGCATTTACTCCTCCTGAGTATCTGAGGACTG GAAGAGTAACGCCTGAAAGTGTAATATATAGCTTTGGGACTCTTTTACTGGACCTTCTTAGTGGGAAGCATATTCCCCCAAGCCAT GCCCTCGATCTGATACGGGACAGAAATCTTCAGATGCTGACAGATTCCTGCTTGGAAGGACAATTTACTGATGATGATGGGACTGAGTTAGTACGTTTGGCTTCTCGGTGTTTACAATATGAACCCCGAGAACGCCCAAATCCAAAGTCATTAGTGACTGCTTTAAGTCCTCTTCAGAAAGAAACTGAG GTTCCTTCTCATGTCTTGATGGGTATTCCACACAGTGCTTCTGTCTCTCCCCTGTCCCCACTTGGTGAAGCCTGTTCAAGAAGAGATTTGACTGCCATACACGAGATCTTGGAGAAAATAAGCTACAAAGATGATGAAGGAGTAGCAAATGAG CTCTCCTTCCAAATGTGGACTGATCAAATGCAAGAAACATTAAATTCCAAGAAAAAGGGTGATGTTGCCTTCAGACAGAAAGATTTAAAAGATGCAATTGAGTGTTACACACAG TTCATTGATGCTGGAACCATGGTTTCACCGACAGTTTACGCACGGCGTAGTTTGTGTTATCTCATGAGTGACATGCCTCAAGACGCTCTGAATGATGCAATGCAAGCCCAAATCATTTCCCCCATCTGGCACATTGCATCTTATCTTCAGGCTGCTGCTCTTTCTGCCATGGGAATGGAGAATGAAGCTCAAGTGGCACTCAAGGAGGGCACAACTCTTGAAGCAAAGAAGAATTCAACTGCTGGACAAAAGTGA
- the LOC102619269 gene encoding serine/threonine-protein kinase BSK3 isoform X2, translated as MGIQCSKFTACCWNSQFKATVLEAPDVENDEMSEVDGLPSFREFTLEQLKNATSGFAVENIVSEHGEKAPNVVYKGKLENQRRIAVKRFNRMAWPDPRQFLEEARSVGQLRNNRLTNLLGCCCEGDERLLVAEYMPNETLAKHLFHWETHPMKWAMRLRVVLHLAQALEYCTSKGRALYHDLNAYRILFDEDGNPRLSTFGLMKNSRDGKSYSTNLAFTPPEYLRTGRVTPESVIYSFGTLLLDLLSGKHIPPSHALDLIRDRNLQMLTDSCLEGQFTDDDGTELVRLASRCLQYEPRERPNPKSLVTALSPLQKETEVPSHVLMGIPHSASVSPLSPLGEACSRRDLTAIHEILEKISYKDDEGVANELSFQMWTDQMQETLNSKKKGDVAFRQKDLKDAIECYTQFIDAGTMVSPTVYARRSLCYLMSDMPQDALNDAMQAQIISPIWHIASYLQAAALSAMGMENEAQVALKEGTTLEAKKNSTAGQK; from the exons ATGGGGATTCAGTGTTCTAAATTCACAGCATGTTGCTGGAACTCACAATTCAAGGCAACAGTTCTTGAAGCTCCTGATGTCG agaatgatgaaatgagcGAGGTCGATGGCTTGCCTTCATTCCGTGAATTCACCTTGGAGCAACTTAAAAATGCCACATCGGGGTTTGCAGTAGAAAATATTGTGTCTGAGCACGGAGAGAAGGCTCCTAATGTTGTTTATAAAGGGAAGCTGGAGAATCAGAGGAGGATTGCTGTTAAGCGATTTAACAGAATGGCTTGGCCTGATCCACGACAGTTCTTG GAGGAAGCAAGATCAGTTGGTCAACTGCGAAACAATAGATTGACAAATTTGCTAGGCTGTTGCTGTGAAGGCGATGAGCGGTTGCTTGTGGCAGAATATATGCCCAATGAAACACTTGCCAAACACCTTTTCCATT GGGAAACACATCCTATGAAATGGGCAATGCGATTAAGGGTTGTTCTACATCTTGCACAGGCTCTAGAGTACTGCACAAGCAAAGGGCGTGCCCTTTATCATGACCTCAATGCCTacagaattttatttgatgag GATGGTAATCCAAGACTCTCAACTTTTGGTCTAATGAAGAATAGTAGGGATGGAAAAAGTTATAGCACAAATTTAGCATTTACTCCTCCTGAGTATCTGAGGACTG GAAGAGTAACGCCTGAAAGTGTAATATATAGCTTTGGGACTCTTTTACTGGACCTTCTTAGTGGGAAGCATATTCCCCCAAGCCAT GCCCTCGATCTGATACGGGACAGAAATCTTCAGATGCTGACAGATTCCTGCTTGGAAGGACAATTTACTGATGATGATGGGACTGAGTTAGTACGTTTGGCTTCTCGGTGTTTACAATATGAACCCCGAGAACGCCCAAATCCAAAGTCATTAGTGACTGCTTTAAGTCCTCTTCAGAAAGAAACTGAG GTTCCTTCTCATGTCTTGATGGGTATTCCACACAGTGCTTCTGTCTCTCCCCTGTCCCCACTTGGTGAAGCCTGTTCAAGAAGAGATTTGACTGCCATACACGAGATCTTGGAGAAAATAAGCTACAAAGATGATGAAGGAGTAGCAAATGAG CTCTCCTTCCAAATGTGGACTGATCAAATGCAAGAAACATTAAATTCCAAGAAAAAGGGTGATGTTGCCTTCAGACAGAAAGATTTAAAAGATGCAATTGAGTGTTACACACAG TTCATTGATGCTGGAACCATGGTTTCACCGACAGTTTACGCACGGCGTAGTTTGTGTTATCTCATGAGTGACATGCCTCAAGACGCTCTGAATGATGCAATGCAAGCCCAAATCATTTCCCCCATCTGGCACATTGCATCTTATCTTCAGGCTGCTGCTCTTTCTGCCATGGGAATGGAGAATGAAGCTCAAGTGGCACTCAAGGAGGGCACAACTCTTGAAGCAAAGAAGAATTCAACTGCTGGACAAAAGTGA
- the LOC127901091 gene encoding uncharacterized protein LOC127901091: MNPQTDKIVRRTTMVATAVASYFLLTADYGPEPNALDPIKKAILSAESSVKEFIFGSKKEPREESQTAKLSSDNSKEHP, from the exons ATGAACCCACAAACAGATAAGATAGTGAGGAGGACAACGATGGTGGCCACTGCCGTTGCTTCCTATTTTCTGTTAACAGCTGACTATGGCCCCGAACCCAATGCCCTTGACCCC ATTAAAAAGGCAATACTATCAGCAGAAAGCTCTGTGAAAGAGTTCATCTTTGGATCAAAGAAAGAACCTCGAGAAGAAAGTCAAACAGCAAAGCTGAGCTCTGATAATTCTAAGGAACATCCTTAA
- the LOC102618965 gene encoding uncharacterized protein LOC102618965 — translation MSKKNDLARRKRQHEFELQREKQEKEKKARNLQAKKNKMKVDGKDKKKKKGASGFQVGKKVKTKLTAVAKAKAAQAMELDS, via the exons ATGTCGAAGAAAAACGATCTAGCTCGCAGGAAAAGACAGCATGAATTCGAGCTTCAAA GAGAGaagcaagagaaagaaaagaaagccaGAAACCTCcaagcaaagaaaaataagatgaag GTTGATGGGaaagacaagaaaaagaagaagggtGCTAGCGGGTTTCAAGTGGGGAAGAAAGTGAAGACCAAATTGACAGCAGTAGCAAAAGCTAAAGCTGCCCAGGCAATGGAACTCGACAGTTGA